CAAGTTTGTCTATTCTTTTAATATTTGGCCGTTGATTTCCACTTCAGGCACTCGCTTTCCGCGGGCGGTCCGGGAGCCTCCTCGGCGCCATTGCGCCTGCGGGGTCTCCCTTGGACGCGCTTTTCCCGCAGGAATCTCACCTTACGTTCCAATCAACTTTGATTTAACAGTAAGATCTCCTTTTACCTACAGTCTATTTAAGAAAGGAGCCAAGAAGATTAAGGACAGTTCAACTGAACCTTAGAATAGCTGCTATGTGAAAGATGAACGAACAAAACAAGTTTGCCTATTCGTTTCATGCGGCATCAAACCGCAATGGATTTGTTTTGGGGACAATGATAACAACCGTAAATACGTATGCTAGTCATATCTTATAGCCTCTAGTTTTACAAGTGATTGAGAAAGTTGGAAAACCAGGAGCAGTAGCCGCATGTAAAAGAAAACATGATATGCGTGGGGTGACTATTCTCTATAACTGCTCCAAATCCAAAAAAGGTTTCGGATTGTGGCCATTTTGAAACCTTTTTGTCTACAAACTGAGCCTGCTAAAAAATTTTAGCAGGCTCGATTTCTTTTCATTATTTTACTGATAGTTCGACTTCGGAAGTTTTTTTCAACTCGGATCCCACCAATTTCACAAGGTCCACTACCCGGTTGGAGTAACCCCACTCATTATCATACCATGCAAGGACTTTCACTTTCCTGTCCCCAATCATCATCGTCGTCAAACCATCGATGATTGCAGAGTGAGGATTCGTTTTGAAATCACTGGAAACTAAAGGTTCCATCGTGAATTCCATAATTCCTTTGAGTTCATTTTCTGAAGCATCGATGAAGGCTTGGTTCACTTCATCAATCGTGACATCACGGTTTAAATCCACAACAAGATCGACTAGAGATACGTTAGGTGTCGGTACGCGGATCGCCATTCCATGAAGCTTGCCTTTTAATTGCGGCAACACTAGCGAGATGGCTTTTGCAGCTCCTGTGGTCGTAGGAATCATGCTTTCCGCAGCGGCACGGGCACGTCTTAAGTCTTTATGCGGGTTATCGATATTATTTTGATCATTTGTATAAGAATGTATCGTCGTCATTAAACCGTTGTTTATGCCGAATTTTTCATCAAGCACTTTTGCAACCGGTCCAAGACAGTTGGTTGTACAAGATGCATTGGATATGACGAAATGCTTGTCAATTTCCAGCACTTCCTCATTTACACCCATTACAATGGTAACGTCTTCATTTTTACCCGGCGCTGATAAAATAACTCTTTTTGCCCCTGCATCTAAATGAAGAGCCGCTTTAGAACGATCATTGAATTTGCCCGTAGCTTCAATTACAATATCTATGTCCAACTCTTTCCAAGGCAATAGCTTTGGATCGCGGTTATTTATTAGTTTTACTCGGCGGCCATTCACTACTAGTGAATCATCTTCCGCTATAATGATACCGTCGAA
This sequence is a window from Brevibacillus sp. JNUCC-41. Protein-coding genes within it:
- a CDS encoding glyceraldehyde-3-phosphate dehydrogenase translates to MNSRIAINGFGRIGRMVFRKAILDESLDIVAINASYPAETLAHLLKYDTIHGKFDGIIIAEDDSLVVNGRRVKLINNRDPKLLPWKELDIDIVIEATGKFNDRSKAALHLDAGAKRVILSAPGKNEDVTIVMGVNEEVLEIDKHFVISNASCTTNCLGPVAKVLDEKFGINNGLMTTIHSYTNDQNNIDNPHKDLRRARAAAESMIPTTTGAAKAISLVLPQLKGKLHGMAIRVPTPNVSLVDLVVDLNRDVTIDEVNQAFIDASENELKGIMEFTMEPLVSSDFKTNPHSAIIDGLTTMMIGDRKVKVLAWYDNEWGYSNRVVDLVKLVGSELKKTSEVELSVK